The Syngnathus scovelli strain Florida chromosome 17, RoL_Ssco_1.2, whole genome shotgun sequence sequence CAACTTGGAAATGGCAGTGACTATGTTTCTGGACGGTGGCGTGGTGGCCGAGGAGCCCAGCACGAGCTCCAGTTCGGCAGCATCCGGCAGCAGAGTTCCACCTACCGAGTAAGTGCTCCACTTCATCTCCAACTTTATTTTTCGCTTGTAAATAATGCTCCATGTGACGGgatgcttttttcttttctcgtgTGGTCCTAGCGAAGTACGAGCACCCATTCCCCAGAAGCAGGACATACTTGTGGAGCCAGAGCCACTTTTTGGAGGTATTCCATTGCATTTTCATCACATCATCCTTGCAAGCAAATTGTAAGTTTTGGAGTGTCTTGTGAACCTTCAGTGCCAAAGAGAAGGAGACCGGCCCGATCCATATTTGACGGCTTTCGAGACTTCCAAACAGAAACAAGTGAGTCATCTTGAGGGCTGAAACGATTGATCGAATAACGTAAATGATTCGATAAAAGATCGTAACGTTTAGCCAGCTACAGCTACCTGCTAACCTGACCTCATAACTCTACACTCTGATTTGCTGGCGCCCATGTCATTCACCAGGCCAGGTCCCGCCCTTTAAAGTCACACTCCAAGTCACCAATATTACAGTGCGCAACATGGGAATGGTGACCCCAAGTGGACAACGATACTACTTACAGCTCCTCGCATGCACATCTTGTTGTTTAACCCCCAAGTGACTTCTCTTTTCATCCTCTCACTCGCTCGCCATCTCTTTGCAGTCCGCCAGGAACAGGAGCTACGTAACGGTGGCACAGTGGACAAGAAACTGAGCACCCTGGCAGACCTTTTCCGTCCTCCTATTGAGCTGATGCACAAAGGCAGCTTTGAGACGGTGAGGAGTCGCATACAAACCTACACTACACACGCCTCCGTTCTCTTTGTTGACCTTTACTcagaggcgggcgggcgggctgcaAACAGAATAGTGGCAAACTTTCAGGCCTTGAATTTGATGTCTTCACGATCAATTTAGCACAAAGGCATCACTCAAATCACATCGCCAGTTGTCTCAATCGGATCGGCCGCTGTGTCTTTACGGTCCCCGGCAGGCAAAGGACTGCGGCCAGTTGGAGAACAAGTGGTTGATGATCAACATTCAGAACGTTCAAGATTTTGCTTGCCAGTGCCTGAACAGAGACGTGTGGAGTAACGACGCCGTCAAGACCATCATTCGAGAGCACTTTATATTCTGGCAGGTATGCACGCGGCTTCACGTCGGGGCCCGATGTTTGCTCGGCGCTTGTACGGTCGGCCGTCGGAACAAAAGAGCTTGTGATGACTTTGAGCTACTGACAAGCAAGATCCTAACACGGAGCGGACTAACACCAGTCTTTGTCTCACTCAATGTTTGTCGCAGGTATATCACGACAGTGAAGAGGGGCAACGATACATCCAGTTTTATAaactcaacaagtttccgtacatTTCCATCTTGGATCCCCGCACGGGTACGTGTTTTGCCGTTTAGTTTCAAGCCGAGACCCGCCGTCACATCTCGCATAGTGGGATGGGATCCAATACTGTTGTGAACCGCGCCGTTCTGTTTGGCCGTTTAGGTCAAAAAATGGTGGAGTGGAACCAGCTGGATGTGGCGTCCTTCCTGGAGCAGGCCACCGGCTTTCTGGCACAACATGGGCAGCTGGACGGGCCGTCCTGCCCGGCACCGCCCGCCAAACGAGCTCGCTCTGTGGGTCTCTCATTTCTCCCATCAAACCCTATTGAgcgaccccccccctcctccgccTTTCCCGTTTGCTTTTGTTCATTCTTGATTGTTTTTAACAGCTGCACTCTTGTTTTCTGTTCTAGGAGAGTCTGATCGATGCCAGCGAAGACAGCCAGCTGGAGGCCGCCATCAGGGCCTCCCTACAGGAAACGCACTACGACTCTTCCAATGTTCCCGACGTGCCCGACTCTCCCAGGTCAGAGGACGACTCAGAGGCCGAGCCCTTCTCCGACAGCGAGGGACTCATTTCGGTCGACGGTTCGGACGGTGAAATGCCGGAAGCCCAGAAAGAGAAAAGCTCTGGCAGCAAACATCCCACGTCCGCCGCCCCCACGGCCGGACCCGCCCAGCATCGCCTGCATCCCGATAGTACGTCTTCCTGTCATCGTAAATCTCCGTTTAAAGAGAACAACCACAGTCATAAAAAGGAGGAGAGCAAAAAGAACCACCTGGAGCCGTCGCTCGCCGGGCTTCGTCAGAGCCACCCGGACGCGCTGGGGAACTCGTGTGCGGCGCTTGCTGATGCTGTGGGGCCATCCAAAAGCCCTGAAGACGACTGTCCTGAAGACAACGGTACGGTTCCTTGAAACATGAGTACTCTGGCCCGACCGATTCAACGATTGACCGATGCCGATTTTTGCCTTTCTTTTTGAACACGTAATAAAATACAAGACAACGATAATATAATTCAAATGCCTGAAATGATCAAAATATTTCCTACACAGGTCCCAAGGCCAGATTGATGCTTCGTTACCCAGATGGACAAAGAGAGCAAATATCGTTGTCTTCTCAAGCAAAACTTCTGGTAAGctttgtcctcctcctcctcctcctcattgaAATAACATGAAACCAAAATCTCTGAAAGAATCAAAGGGCCAGTCAGTGTGTTGGGACTTTATTTGGCTCGTTGGCCGTAATGTAAAATGTGGATATACAACTCAAGCGCCCCTCGCTGAGCATCCCAATTATTCATGCTCTTGTACGTATTTCTGCTCGTGATGTTGTTTCTTTTCTAACATGACGCTATGTGACTTGAAGGCGCTGGTGAGACACGTGCAGTCCAAAGGTTACCCCAACGAATGCTTCGAACTCGTAACCAACTTCCCGCGGCGGAAGCTCACCCACTTGGACTATGACATCACGCTGCAGGAGGCGGGGCTTTGTCCGCAGGAAACGGTGTTTGTGCAGGAGAGGAACTAGCCTGTAGCGGACTCAACCGACCATCATGGACACTAAGAGGGTCTGGGGCCGGGTTGGTGGAGGCTCATGCTGGTTTAGGAGGCTCTCCTTTCCCTTCTCGTGATGCCGGCCGGCTCCTTTGGCCAGTACCGGATGCCGGCAACTCTTCGAGTTCTTAATAGGATTCAGGTCTTTATTTTCCCCTGGATTCCAGGCCCATCGGAATAGAATGACCTTGGTAATGATCACGGCCCCATCCAATTCTCCCGTATCAGGCTTCAGCAGAGAAGACTCCCGAGTTGCTCTTATCGTTATTTGCCGTTCCGAGACACAAGAAAATAGAGGCTCTCTCCTCTGCATTCGTTCATTCAGACACAATCGTGGCATTTTGAAAGAAGAGTGCATCGATCAGCTTTTTACTCGCGTTTGTATCGCTCGATTAGAGACTAATGGACGATATGTCACTTTTTTTGTGTAAAGCCCAACTTTTTGATACAGAACGACTGAAGGCCAGTGTGCGTCTCATCGGTCGCTTGGacctttgctgtacagagaTGGCTTAgagacacacacgcatacactgaGGTCATGCAGTTAGACATTGTTTCCTCTCTTTCTTTACTTCTTTTTATATGTTGCCAAGAAAATACACCCATGATAAAATATAACCACCAAAAACCAAAGCTCATTTGTTTGGTGTCTTGTTCACTAACTCGGAAGAAAAATTCCACATGCAAAATTTGAcacctttttctttttatagagGCGGATTCGACCGGTGCATTTGGGCACAGGAAACAATATttcatgattaaaataaatacgcAAGAAGCAAATGGCCCACAAATGATAATGGATAATGGAATCATCATTAAAAGCTCCGTGAGAACAGCACAGCTTACCCCAGCATCACACGTCTCTACGGATCTGCAAACTCTACAAGTTGTTCAGCGTGTTCAAAGTGTTGCCTTAGATCAATACTTCCCAATTTACGTGTTCCAACAGCAAACAGGTCGTCATCCTTTTTGGAACttgctgctaaaaaaaaaaaaaaaaggaacgaaAGGGACTTTCAGCTGTCCAAATAGAGGACTTGACCCCTCACTGTGCACAAATGACTGTTCATGAGGGCTTTTTGTGAACAAAAGTTGCTGGAGGCCAACCAGCACCTTTGATAATAAAATCTCCAAACACCATCCAAATGCAACATGCAGTTAAACAGATTTGGAATTCTGAAACAACTAATTAGGCTTGAGTGTTTTCATCACTTCATACTGATGGCGTCCCTTCGGATATAACGTTGAAAGTACACACAGTGCATTGAAAAAGT is a genomic window containing:
- the ubxn7 gene encoding UBX domain-containing protein 7; this encodes MRGIYVVVCGGKMAAHGDTAALVLNGLIQQFTAITGATESVGKHMLEACNNNLEMAVTMFLDGGVVAEEPSTSSSSAASGSRVPPTDEVRAPIPQKQDILVEPEPLFGVPKRRRPARSIFDGFRDFQTETIRQEQELRNGGTVDKKLSTLADLFRPPIELMHKGSFETAKDCGQLENKWLMINIQNVQDFACQCLNRDVWSNDAVKTIIREHFIFWQVYHDSEEGQRYIQFYKLNKFPYISILDPRTGQKMVEWNQLDVASFLEQATGFLAQHGQLDGPSCPAPPAKRARSESLIDASEDSQLEAAIRASLQETHYDSSNVPDVPDSPRSEDDSEAEPFSDSEGLISVDGSDGEMPEAQKEKSSGSKHPTSAAPTAGPAQHRLHPDSTSSCHRKSPFKENNHSHKKEESKKNHLEPSLAGLRQSHPDALGNSCAALADAVGPSKSPEDDCPEDNGPKARLMLRYPDGQREQISLSSQAKLLALVRHVQSKGYPNECFELVTNFPRRKLTHLDYDITLQEAGLCPQETVFVQERN